Proteins from a single region of Armatimonadota bacterium:
- a CDS encoding ABC transporter substrate-binding protein, giving the protein MARHGPQPGLTRRLMRVRIAVIATALVVLAVSVAPLGAQPARIMVYSSLHETEIAAMLDSFTRTTGVRAEFIRASSGELVARIRAERASPKGDIHLGGPADGHEVLAAEGLLEPHRSPEHKFIGPRFRDPKDRWHGFYIGALAIAVNKTRFEREMRPKGLDYPKKWEDLLHPAYKGEIVVANPFTSGTAMTFIAAHVLRLGADRGWKYLEDLDKNVNHYTRSGAAPARMSAVGEFLIGITFGHDILKPISEGHPLYIVYPPDTGWEVGGVSIIKGGPNTAGARKFIDWQLGKDAGKLHSDISLRISVRSDVPVPKGAIPITEIRLLKGYDLWWVAQHRDALLRIWDSKFRR; this is encoded by the coding sequence ATGGCACGGCACGGTCCACAACCCGGACTGACGAGGAGGCTGATGCGTGTGCGAATCGCTGTCATAGCCACTGCGCTCGTCGTTCTGGCAGTGTCGGTTGCGCCTCTGGGGGCCCAACCGGCGAGGATAATGGTCTACAGCTCGCTCCACGAGACGGAGATCGCCGCGATGCTGGACTCCTTCACGCGGACGACAGGCGTCCGCGCGGAGTTCATCCGCGCGTCCTCCGGCGAGCTTGTGGCGAGGATCAGGGCCGAGCGTGCCTCGCCCAAGGGCGACATCCATCTGGGCGGTCCGGCGGACGGGCATGAGGTGCTGGCCGCTGAAGGCCTGCTGGAGCCGCACAGGTCGCCTGAGCACAAGTTCATCGGCCCCCGGTTCCGCGATCCCAAGGACCGCTGGCACGGCTTCTACATCGGGGCGCTTGCGATCGCCGTGAACAAGACGCGGTTCGAGAGGGAGATGCGGCCAAAGGGGCTCGACTACCCTAAGAAGTGGGAGGACCTGCTGCATCCCGCCTACAAGGGCGAGATCGTGGTGGCCAACCCGTTCACCTCGGGCACGGCTATGACGTTCATCGCCGCCCACGTCCTGCGTCTCGGCGCAGATCGTGGATGGAAGTATCTCGAGGATCTCGACAAGAACGTGAACCACTACACGAGGAGCGGCGCAGCACCCGCCCGCATGTCCGCGGTCGGCGAGTTCCTGATTGGGATCACCTTCGGCCACGATATCCTCAAGCCGATCTCCGAAGGGCATCCCTTGTACATCGTCTATCCGCCCGACACCGGCTGGGAGGTCGGCGGTGTATCCATAATCAAGGGGGGCCCGAACACCGCCGGCGCCAGGAAGTTCATTGACTGGCAGCTCGGCAAGGACGCGGGCAAGCTGCACTCGGACATCTCGCTGCGTATCTCGGTGCGCTCGGACGTCCCGGTGCCGAAGGGCGCGATCCCGATCACGGAGATCCGGCTCTTGAAGGGGTACGATCTCTGGTGGGTGGCCCAGCACCGGGATGCCCTTCTCCGGATCTGGGATTCCAAGTTCAGGAGATAG
- a CDS encoding sugar phosphate isomerase/epimerase: protein MRLSLVVSVEETAFDAVAIRGGWEAGVARLAALGFDGAELAIRDAAVVDAGRIEAVVRNANLAVPAIGTGQAFLRDGLSLSSADAGVRLAAATRLLGHVRLAARLDSLVIIGLIRGRAEGGQAATASRFLEGIGPVLDAAASAGVRLVIEPINRYETDFLVTVEETLEVIGASGAPHLGVLADTFHMNIEEVTIGGALAAAGPRLWHVHVADSNRWAPGLGHLDFPSIVNALRQCGYEGFLSAEILPRPDPETAARQVESFMRPIVAGGA from the coding sequence ATGAGACTTAGTCTCGTCGTCTCCGTGGAGGAGACGGCCTTCGACGCCGTGGCGATCCGGGGCGGCTGGGAGGCGGGCGTTGCCCGCCTGGCCGCCCTTGGATTCGACGGCGCGGAACTGGCGATCCGTGATGCCGCGGTGGTTGATGCGGGCCGGATCGAGGCCGTGGTGCGCAACGCGAACCTCGCGGTGCCCGCCATCGGGACCGGGCAGGCGTTCCTGCGGGATGGGTTGAGTCTGTCAAGTGCGGACGCCGGGGTGCGCCTGGCAGCAGCCACACGGCTCCTGGGGCACGTTCGCCTTGCGGCCCGGCTGGACAGTTTGGTCATCATTGGGCTCATCCGTGGGCGGGCCGAGGGCGGGCAAGCGGCCACGGCCTCCCGGTTCCTGGAGGGCATCGGCCCGGTCCTGGACGCGGCCGCGTCCGCAGGCGTCCGGCTGGTCATCGAGCCGATCAACCGCTACGAGACCGACTTCCTGGTGACCGTGGAGGAGACCCTTGAGGTGATCGGCGCGTCCGGTGCCCCACACCTGGGGGTGCTGGCCGACACCTTCCACATGAACATCGAGGAAGTCACGATCGGGGGCGCCCTGGCTGCCGCCGGGCCGCGGCTGTGGCACGTGCACGTGGCCGACAGCAACCGCTGGGCGCCTGGGCTTGGGCACCTGGATTTCCCGTCCATCGTCAACGCGCTCAGGCAGTGCGGCTACGAAGGGTTCCTTTCGGCGGAGATTCTTCCCAGGCCGGATCCGGAGACCGCGGCCAGACAGGTCGAGAGTTTCATGCGGCCGATCGTCGCCGGCGGCGCTTAG
- a CDS encoding iron ABC transporter permease: MLTAAGLRVREVRWLLREPALLAVLVAVAALLVLFVLLPVIRVLSVPSAEHWLAYFQREAFVRATRNSLLMAVLSTSSAMAVGFLYAYAIVRADIPAKGLFRTVALLPLVSPPFVTGLATILLFGRRGLITHGLLGLTYNPYGWHGLWFAQTLSFFPIAYLGVAGVLRAISPSLELAAHNLGARRFAVFRTIAVPLATPGLASAALLVSIFILADFGNPMLLGGDFYVLATEAYLQVIGRYNMEMAAVLCTVLLVPALGFFLAQRYWVGARAYTTVTGRPTGLTPLRVSGPVRWILFAACLLVAMIVLSVYLVIAAGAFVQVWGVDWTFTLKNFQYTLFRQRDLYNSVRFGAMAGAITAVAATVTAYLTQRKSFPGRGALDFLTLLPVALPGTLVGIGFVLAFNQPPIELVGTATIIVAAMAVRTLPVGYRLSVASLHQIDTSIEWASRNLGASSLKTFARIMLPLLRYAFAGSFIYSFVKSINTLSAVVFLMTPGKVVASASILGLADHGYWSQATALAFSLIAVALLALGALRLVAGRRVQLFDL; this comes from the coding sequence TTGCTGACGGCTGCTGGACTGCGAGTCAGAGAGGTCCGATGGCTCCTGCGCGAGCCTGCGCTGCTCGCTGTGCTGGTGGCCGTTGCCGCCCTTCTCGTTCTCTTTGTGCTCCTGCCGGTCATCCGGGTCCTGAGCGTCCCGTCGGCCGAGCACTGGCTGGCGTACTTCCAGCGCGAGGCGTTTGTGCGAGCGACCCGCAACAGCCTGCTCATGGCAGTGCTTTCCACGAGTTCTGCCATGGCCGTGGGCTTTCTCTACGCGTATGCGATCGTGCGGGCGGACATCCCGGCAAAGGGGCTGTTCCGGACAGTAGCCCTGCTGCCGCTCGTCTCGCCGCCCTTCGTCACCGGGCTCGCGACCATACTGCTGTTTGGGCGAAGGGGACTCATCACCCACGGGCTGTTGGGCCTGACGTACAATCCTTACGGCTGGCACGGCCTGTGGTTCGCCCAGACCCTTTCGTTCTTCCCGATCGCCTACCTTGGGGTCGCAGGCGTGCTGCGGGCCATCAGCCCCTCGCTGGAGCTGGCCGCCCACAACCTCGGCGCACGCCGCTTCGCCGTGTTCAGGACGATAGCGGTGCCCCTGGCGACGCCCGGCCTGGCGAGCGCCGCGCTACTCGTGAGCATCTTCATCCTTGCTGACTTCGGGAATCCGATGCTGCTGGGCGGCGACTTCTATGTGCTCGCGACCGAGGCATACCTGCAGGTGATCGGTCGGTACAACATGGAGATGGCGGCGGTGCTCTGCACCGTGCTGCTGGTTCCGGCACTGGGCTTCTTCCTGGCGCAGCGCTACTGGGTCGGCGCCCGGGCGTACACCACGGTCACGGGAAGGCCGACAGGCCTTACGCCGCTCCGCGTCTCAGGGCCGGTGAGGTGGATCCTGTTCGCGGCGTGCCTGCTCGTGGCGATGATCGTCCTCTCGGTCTACCTCGTCATCGCCGCAGGGGCGTTCGTGCAGGTCTGGGGTGTGGATTGGACGTTCACGCTCAAGAACTTCCAGTACACCCTCTTCAGGCAGCGAGACCTGTACAACAGCGTGCGCTTCGGCGCGATGGCAGGGGCTATTACGGCGGTCGCGGCCACGGTAACGGCCTACCTCACGCAGCGCAAGTCGTTCCCGGGCCGGGGGGCGCTGGACTTCCTGACGCTCCTGCCCGTGGCGCTCCCGGGGACGCTGGTCGGCATAGGGTTCGTGCTGGCGTTCAATCAGCCCCCGATCGAGCTCGTCGGCACCGCGACGATAATCGTCGCCGCCATGGCCGTGCGGACCCTGCCGGTGGGATACCGGCTATCGGTGGCGTCGCTGCACCAGATTGACACCTCGATCGAGTGGGCCTCGCGCAACCTCGGAGCGTCGAGCCTGAAGACGTTCGCCAGGATCATGCTTCCCCTGCTCAGATACGCCTTCGCCGGGAGCTTCATATACTCGTTCGTCAAGTCAATCAACACGCTCAGCGCGGTCGTCTTCCTGATGACGCCCGGAAAGGTGGTCGCATCGGCTTCGATCCTGGGCCTGGCCGATCACGGCTACTGGTCGCAGGCCACGGCGCTCGCGTTCTCGCTAATCGCAGTGGCGCTGCTGGCGCTGGGCGCGCTACGCCTCGTTGCCGGCCGGCGCGTGCAGCTGTTTGATCTATAG